The following are from one region of the Jeongeupia sp. USM3 genome:
- a CDS encoding heme ABC transporter ATP-binding protein produces the protein MLLAEQLFIERGGKVVLDDVSLSLAAGEVVGVLGANGAGKSTLLAMLAGELAPQRGTVSVDGTPLAKLDNAHLARQRAVLPQSPSLSFNLGVCEVVAMGAYPFPELSTAEVEQLMIRALALADVSHLAGRRYPQLSGGEAQRVQFARVLVQTLAARQSHGGRFLLLDEPTASLDPKHQQALLACARQLARDERIGVLVILHDVNLAAAWCDRLALLAQGKLVGCGDPASVLTPATLAAVYGVAAEVIPHPRDVNRPLVLFN, from the coding sequence ATGCTGCTCGCCGAACAGCTGTTTATCGAACGTGGCGGCAAGGTCGTGCTTGACGACGTGTCGCTGTCACTCGCCGCCGGCGAAGTCGTCGGCGTGCTCGGTGCCAACGGCGCCGGCAAGTCGACGCTGCTGGCGATGCTCGCCGGCGAGCTGGCGCCGCAGCGCGGCACGGTGTCGGTCGACGGTACACCGCTGGCCAAACTCGACAACGCCCACCTTGCCCGCCAGCGCGCGGTGCTGCCGCAATCGCCGTCGCTGTCGTTCAACCTTGGCGTCTGCGAAGTCGTTGCGATGGGCGCCTACCCGTTTCCCGAGTTGTCGACAGCCGAAGTCGAGCAGCTGATGATCCGCGCGCTGGCGCTGGCCGACGTCTCGCACCTGGCCGGCCGCCGCTACCCTCAGCTCTCGGGCGGCGAGGCGCAGCGCGTGCAGTTTGCCCGCGTACTGGTGCAGACGCTCGCGGCGCGGCAAAGCCACGGCGGACGCTTCCTGTTGCTCGACGAGCCGACCGCCAGCCTCGACCCGAAGCACCAGCAGGCGCTGCTCGCCTGCGCGCGGCAACTGGCGCGCGACGAGCGGATCGGCGTGCTGGTGATCCTGCACGACGTGAACCTCGCCGCCGCATGGTGCGACCGGCTGGCACTGCTGGCGCAGGGGAAACTGGTCGGCTGCGGCGATCCGGCCAGCGTGCTGACGCCGGCGACGCTGGCTGCCGTCTACGGCGTCGCCGCCGAGGTGATTCCGCACCCGCGCGATGTAAACCGGCCGCTGGTCTTGTTCAACTAG
- a CDS encoding iron ABC transporter permease, whose amino-acid sequence MNSVTSTLSSPLPAASKTSRWRTPAGVLGLLAALLLALMMLSASSGALHIPLTALPRLPFSADGPDEALWRSVLLDVRLPRVLFAALAGAALALSGAAMQALFRNPLAEPGLIGISAGGALGAVGAIVLGGGSFLILAPSAFIGSLIATVAAYHLGRRYPGMAGLLLAGVAINAICGALVGLFTYLADDTQLRSLTFWNMGSLAGASWPLLAGLAPWTIAVGALIARDWRAMNALLLGEREALHLGFPLKAVRRRLILLTALLVGPLVAATGAIGFVGLVVPHLVRLALGADHRWLLPTSVVAGAIALTLADWLARIAVIPAELPIGIVTSLVGGPFFLWLLAQRRH is encoded by the coding sequence ATGAACTCCGTGACTTCCACCCTTTCCTCCCCGCTGCCGGCAGCGTCGAAAACCTCGCGCTGGCGCACGCCGGCCGGCGTGCTCGGCCTGCTCGCGGCACTGCTGCTCGCGCTGATGATGCTGTCCGCCAGCAGCGGCGCACTGCACATCCCGCTGACCGCACTGCCCCGCCTGCCGTTCTCGGCCGACGGTCCGGACGAAGCGCTGTGGCGCAGCGTGCTGCTCGACGTGCGCCTGCCGCGCGTGCTGTTCGCCGCGCTGGCCGGCGCCGCGCTGGCGCTGTCGGGCGCGGCGATGCAGGCACTGTTCCGCAACCCGCTGGCCGAACCGGGGCTGATCGGCATTTCCGCCGGCGGCGCCCTCGGCGCGGTCGGCGCCATTGTGCTTGGTGGCGGTTCGTTCCTGATATTGGCGCCGTCGGCCTTCATCGGCAGTCTGATCGCCACCGTCGCCGCCTACCACCTCGGCCGCCGCTATCCGGGCATGGCCGGGCTGCTGCTCGCAGGCGTGGCGATCAACGCGATCTGCGGCGCCTTGGTCGGCCTGTTCACCTATCTGGCCGACGACACGCAGCTCAGAAGTCTGACGTTCTGGAACATGGGCAGCCTGGCCGGTGCCAGCTGGCCGCTGCTGGCCGGCCTTGCGCCGTGGACCATCGCCGTCGGCGCACTGATTGCCCGCGACTGGCGCGCGATGAACGCGCTGCTGCTCGGCGAGCGCGAAGCGTTGCATCTGGGTTTCCCGCTCAAGGCCGTGCGCCGCCGGCTGATCCTGCTGACGGCGCTGCTGGTCGGCCCGCTGGTGGCCGCGACCGGTGCGATCGGCTTCGTCGGCCTCGTCGTGCCGCATCTGGTGCGGCTGGCGCTCGGCGCCGACCACCGCTGGCTGCTGCCGACCTCGGTCGTTGCCGGCGCGATCGCACTGACCCTGGCCGACTGGCTGGCACGCATCGCCGTGATCCCGGCCGAACTGCCGATCGGCATCGTCACCAGCCTGGTCGGCGGCCCCTTCTTCCTGTGGCTGCTCGCGCAGCGGAGGCACTGA